Proteins from a genomic interval of Nostoc sp. TCL240-02:
- a CDS encoding DUF2382 domain-containing protein, with amino-acid sequence MVLYKLEDFEPNYRDAFEGHNITGLGVYTQGTDDKIGTVNDVLVDEEGHFRYLVVDLGFWIFGKKVLLPIGRARIDYNVDRVYTIGLTREQAEDLPEFNERQSLDYDYEERVRGVYRQPTDYTAPVDASAPLDSVAPLGTTPTYARDNYSYEREPSLFGLNEQDHQTLRLYEERLIASKHRQKTGEVSIGKRIETETARVAVPVERERVVIERVTPADAGTAVSGREADFREGEVARLEIHEETPDVRKEAFLREEVRVRKVVDQDTVETQETVRREELDVNSSNLPIEER; translated from the coding sequence ATGGTACTCTACAAATTAGAAGATTTTGAGCCTAACTATCGTGATGCGTTTGAAGGTCACAATATTACTGGACTTGGGGTTTATACACAAGGAACTGATGACAAGATTGGTACTGTCAACGATGTTTTAGTTGACGAAGAAGGTCATTTTCGCTATCTAGTTGTTGACTTAGGATTCTGGATTTTTGGTAAAAAAGTATTACTACCAATTGGTCGTGCCCGTATCGACTATAACGTTGATCGCGTCTACACAATTGGCTTGACTAGAGAGCAAGCAGAAGATTTACCTGAGTTTAATGAGCGCCAAAGCCTTGATTACGACTATGAAGAACGGGTGCGTGGCGTATATCGCCAACCCACTGACTATACTGCTCCTGTAGATGCTTCCGCACCATTAGATTCTGTAGCCCCATTGGGTACAACACCCACTTACGCCCGTGATAATTATAGTTACGAACGTGAGCCTTCTTTATTTGGGTTAAATGAGCAAGATCATCAAACTCTGAGATTGTATGAAGAACGGCTGATTGCCAGCAAACATCGCCAAAAAACTGGAGAAGTATCCATTGGCAAGCGTATCGAGACTGAGACTGCACGGGTTGCAGTACCAGTAGAAAGAGAGCGAGTTGTGATTGAACGTGTAACTCCAGCAGATGCAGGTACTGCCGTTTCTGGACGCGAAGCAGATTTCCGTGAAGGCGAAGTTGCTCGTCTAGAAATCCACGAAGAAACTCCTGATGTTCGTAAAGAAGCATTTTTGCGTGAAGAAGTCAGAGTTAGAAAGGTGGTCGATCAAGACACAGTAGAAACGCAAGAAACTGTGCGTCGTGAAGAGCTAGATGTGAATTCTAGTAATCTTCCCATCGAAGAACGCTAA
- a CDS encoding YsnF/AvaK domain-containing protein produces the protein MTKNIGQANGNSGTNTSIADLKKKVKNFAVFDNQGQLVGVVHDLIVDANRRLNLVISNQVNQQTLEYGEQLADKHPSLFRLQSQRIKKIDKPTKSVFIDFNKSEIEYMPEYSEAEKPGDVYEGLRLGNSTEQLVNNQTRSSAVEPVNLEEVSEEQIIRLLEERLVVESSKRKIGEVIVRKVIETQMIQVPVRREKLIVEQISPEHKQLAEIDLGQEEIANVDFTGVERLEGTYFESGLTISGEFNSPKTASLLLNAIAIEQNHGCNRVRVTIAVEDESHKNKYQEWFDRCSKDQSPKP, from the coding sequence ATGACAAAAAACATTGGACAGGCAAACGGTAATTCTGGCACTAACACCTCAATAGCAGATTTGAAAAAGAAGGTGAAGAATTTTGCTGTGTTCGATAACCAAGGTCAGCTAGTAGGAGTCGTTCATGATTTAATTGTGGATGCTAATAGGCGGTTAAACCTAGTGATATCAAACCAGGTTAATCAACAAACTCTAGAATATGGCGAGCAGTTAGCCGATAAACATCCTTCTTTATTTCGATTGCAGAGCCAGAGAATAAAAAAAATCGACAAGCCGACTAAATCTGTTTTCATAGACTTCAACAAATCAGAAATCGAGTATATGCCTGAATATTCAGAAGCAGAAAAACCCGGTGATGTCTACGAGGGCCTACGCCTAGGCAACTCAACGGAGCAATTGGTTAATAATCAAACTAGAAGTAGTGCAGTTGAGCCAGTAAATTTAGAAGAGGTCAGCGAAGAACAGATTATTCGTCTATTAGAAGAACGACTAGTTGTTGAAAGCAGTAAGCGAAAAATTGGTGAGGTGATTGTTCGCAAAGTCATCGAAACCCAGATGATCCAAGTTCCTGTCCGGCGTGAAAAGCTGATTGTAGAACAAATTAGCCCAGAACACAAACAACTTGCAGAAATTGATTTAGGTCAAGAAGAAATTGCTAATGTTGACTTTACCGGAGTAGAAAGACTCGAAGGTACATATTTTGAAAGCGGTTTAACAATAAGCGGCGAATTTAACTCGCCGAAAACTGCTAGTTTATTGTTGAATGCGATCGCAATAGAGCAAAATCACGGCTGCAATCGAGTGCGTGTTACCATTGCTGTTGAAGATGAGTCACACAAGAATAAATACCAGGAGTGGTTTGATCGCTGTTCGAAAGATCAATCACCCAAGCCGTAA
- a CDS encoding ion channel, with protein MKFRLKRLSRKKQQHLISPIQIQVRDGKFEIMGMGVWHSYWRDPYHLLLTIPWAGFLLLICTFYITINALFALAYLIGGDCIANARPGSFLDVFFFSVQTLASIGYGAMYPKTTYANIIVTIEAMIGVVGIAVMTGLAFARFSRPTARVLFSRVAVITPHDAMPTLIFRTANQRRNMILEAQMRVYLMRDEITLEGQFMRRFYDLKLLRNQTPSFTLSWSVMHVIDEFSPLYGMTPESLIHTNTILIVSLSGIDETVAQVVHARHSYAANEILWNNQFADIFYHTPDGHRYIDYNRFHDVLPLDEML; from the coding sequence ATGAAATTTCGATTGAAGAGACTTTCACGGAAGAAACAACAGCATCTGATTTCACCTATTCAGATTCAAGTTCGAGACGGAAAATTTGAGATTATGGGTATGGGTGTATGGCATTCTTACTGGCGCGATCCCTACCATTTGCTGTTAACGATTCCCTGGGCTGGCTTTCTACTGCTGATTTGTACTTTCTATATAACTATCAATGCTCTATTTGCCCTAGCTTACTTGATAGGAGGAGATTGTATTGCCAACGCCCGGCCAGGCTCTTTTTTAGATGTTTTTTTCTTTAGCGTACAAACCCTAGCATCCATCGGCTATGGGGCAATGTATCCTAAAACAACTTACGCCAACATTATTGTCACCATTGAAGCAATGATTGGTGTGGTGGGAATCGCCGTGATGACGGGACTAGCCTTTGCTCGATTTTCCCGACCTACAGCTAGGGTGCTTTTTAGTCGTGTTGCTGTAATTACACCCCATGATGCAATGCCGACTCTCATATTTCGCACCGCTAATCAGCGTCGCAATATGATTCTAGAGGCGCAGATGCGAGTCTACTTAATGCGCGACGAAATAACTCTAGAAGGGCAATTTATGCGTCGGTTCTACGATCTCAAACTATTAAGGAACCAAACACCTAGCTTCACCTTAAGCTGGTCAGTGATGCATGTCATTGATGAGTTTAGCCCTCTATATGGGATGACACCAGAATCCTTAATCCACACAAATACTATCCTGATTGTCTCTTTGAGTGGCATTGATGAAACGGTTGCACAGGTAGTCCATGCCCGTCATAGTTATGCTGCTAATGAAATTTTGTGGAATAATCAATTTGCTGATATCTTTTACCACACACCTGATGGACATCGCTACATTGATTACAACCGCTTTCACGATGTCTTACCTCTAGATGAAATGCTTTAG
- the psbA gene encoding photosystem II q(b) protein, with translation MTTTLQRRSGANVWDRFCEWITSTDNRIYVGWFGVLMIPTLLAATACFVIAFIAAPPVDIDGIREPVAGSLIYGNNIISGAVVPSSNAIGLHFYPIWEAASLDEWLYNGGPYQLVVFHFLIGCACYLGRQWELSYRLGMRPWICVAYSAPLASATAVFLIYPIGQGSFSDGMPLGISGTFNFMIVFQAEHNILMHPFHMLGVAGVFGGSLFSAMHGSLVTSSLVRETTETESQNYGYKFGQEEETYNIVAAHGYFGRLIFQYASFNNSRSLHFFLAAWPVVGIWFTALGISTMAFNLNGFNFNQSIIDSQGRVISTWADVINRANLGMEVMHERNAHNFPLDLAAGKITPVAMTAPAING, from the coding sequence ATGACCACAACCTTACAACGGCGCTCTGGCGCTAACGTTTGGGATCGCTTTTGCGAGTGGATTACCAGCACTGACAACCGTATATATGTCGGTTGGTTTGGTGTACTGATGATCCCAACCCTACTAGCTGCTACTGCTTGCTTCGTAATTGCCTTCATCGCAGCACCTCCAGTAGACATTGATGGTATCCGTGAGCCAGTTGCAGGTTCTTTGATCTACGGAAACAACATCATCTCTGGTGCAGTTGTTCCTTCCTCCAACGCTATTGGTTTGCACTTCTACCCAATCTGGGAAGCTGCTTCCTTAGATGAGTGGTTGTACAACGGTGGTCCTTACCAATTGGTAGTTTTCCACTTCTTGATCGGTTGCGCTTGCTACCTAGGTCGTCAGTGGGAACTTTCTTACCGCTTAGGTATGCGTCCTTGGATTTGCGTAGCTTACAGCGCACCTTTGGCTTCTGCCACCGCAGTATTCTTGATCTACCCCATCGGTCAAGGCTCTTTCTCTGATGGTATGCCTTTGGGTATCTCTGGAACCTTCAACTTCATGATTGTGTTCCAAGCAGAACATAACATCTTGATGCACCCCTTCCACATGTTAGGTGTGGCTGGTGTATTCGGCGGTTCCTTGTTCTCTGCAATGCACGGTTCTCTGGTAACTTCTTCCTTGGTGCGTGAAACCACCGAAACCGAATCTCAAAACTATGGTTACAAATTCGGTCAAGAAGAAGAAACCTACAACATCGTTGCAGCCCATGGTTACTTCGGTCGTTTGATCTTCCAATACGCTTCTTTCAACAACAGCCGTTCACTGCACTTCTTCCTCGCAGCTTGGCCTGTCGTCGGTATCTGGTTCACTGCTTTGGGTATCAGCACGATGGCGTTCAACTTAAACGGTTTCAACTTCAACCAATCAATCATTGACTCCCAAGGTCGCGTTATCAGCACCTGGGCAGACGTAATCAACCGCGCTAACTTGGGTATGGAAGTAATGCACGAGCGTAACGCTCACAACTTCCCCCTAGACTTAGCTGCTGGTAAAATTACTCCTGTAGCAATGACTGCTCCTGCTATCAACGGTTAA
- a CDS encoding MBOAT family protein: MNFISIFYGLFLLSVLGIYWSLAQQKLRLWTLLIASLVFYASLHIQYIPLLLALTFINFRLGLEIGKNTSPGKHSLDWQISNEEWQFAQGDWNRRRLKVLWLGIALNVLLLLAFKYLTPLFKFVFNIQANSPDSSFKLIAPLGISFFTFECIAYLIDVYRGAPATDQFLKFATYKLFFAKLISGPITRYHNLANQFNTLDFPSADRVAEALWLIARGAVKKGIFADHLGIFVDLCFGNLQRAGSTDLWLATFAYGLQLYLDFNGYVDIARGSALLFGLVLPENFDFPYFSTSIGEFWRRWHITLGDWLRNYVYFPLGGSRRGLVRTCWNLFTVMLIAGIWHGAALGYVVWGIFHGLALVVHRLTDAMSDRYENLEQFWQNPLGIFVAWFLTQLMVFTSWIWFRLPNLADSSLVIRHLWRYPADAQFAQKVYVDALNMSQYQLTWVLLTLAALMAVVYAFNRMLKLEFNWPIKLVFVPLCFYAVWLLAPEGSLPYIYFDF; the protein is encoded by the coding sequence ATGAACTTTATATCAATTTTCTATGGTCTTTTCTTGTTGAGTGTTTTAGGAATTTACTGGTCTTTAGCACAACAGAAATTACGATTATGGACGCTGCTAATTGCTAGTTTGGTTTTCTACGCATCTTTGCATATTCAGTACATACCATTGCTATTAGCATTGACGTTTATCAATTTCCGTTTGGGGCTAGAGATTGGGAAAAATACATCACCAGGAAAACATTCTCTTGACTGGCAAATTTCTAATGAAGAGTGGCAATTTGCCCAAGGCGACTGGAATCGTCGTCGTCTAAAAGTTTTGTGGCTAGGTATAGCTCTAAATGTTTTACTATTATTAGCTTTTAAGTATCTAACCCCTTTATTTAAGTTTGTTTTCAATATCCAAGCAAACTCACCAGATAGCTCTTTTAAATTGATTGCACCTTTGGGAATTTCATTTTTCACCTTTGAGTGTATTGCCTATTTAATAGATGTCTATCGTGGTGCGCCTGCTACCGATCAGTTTCTGAAATTTGCCACCTATAAATTATTCTTCGCCAAACTGATTTCCGGCCCGATTACGCGCTATCACAACTTAGCAAATCAATTCAATACGCTAGACTTTCCCAGTGCCGATAGAGTAGCAGAGGCGCTGTGGTTAATTGCTAGAGGTGCAGTCAAAAAAGGTATTTTTGCAGACCACCTGGGAATTTTTGTCGATTTATGCTTTGGTAACTTACAACGGGCCGGTAGTACCGATCTCTGGTTAGCAACATTCGCCTACGGTTTGCAGTTATATCTAGATTTTAACGGTTACGTAGATATTGCCCGTGGGAGTGCCTTACTTTTCGGCTTGGTTCTACCTGAAAATTTTGATTTTCCCTACTTCAGCACCAGTATTGGAGAATTTTGGCGGCGCTGGCATATCACTCTCGGAGATTGGCTACGTAACTATGTCTACTTTCCTTTGGGTGGTTCGCGTCGGGGTTTAGTCCGCACCTGCTGGAATTTATTTACTGTGATGCTAATCGCTGGTATCTGGCATGGTGCTGCTTTGGGTTATGTAGTTTGGGGCATATTCCACGGGTTAGCCTTGGTGGTTCATCGACTTACAGATGCTATGAGCGATCGCTATGAAAATCTGGAGCAATTCTGGCAAAATCCTCTAGGTATCTTCGTGGCTTGGTTTTTGACCCAACTGATGGTTTTTACCTCTTGGATTTGGTTCCGTCTACCGAATCTCGCAGACTCTTCTTTAGTAATCCGACACCTTTGGCGTTATCCTGCTGATGCCCAGTTTGCTCAAAAGGTCTATGTAGATGCTTTAAATATGAGCCAATACCAACTCACTTGGGTGCTGCTAACTTTAGCTGCTCTGATGGCTGTAGTTTATGCCTTTAACCGAATGCTGAAGTTAGAGTTTAACTGGCCCATTAAGCTTGTCTTTGTCCCTCTATGTTTCTACGCTGTTTGGTTATTAGCTCCTGAAGGCAGTTTGCCCTACATATACTTTGATTTTTAA
- a CDS encoding DUF1574 domain-containing protein: MKTVLPDRQQSLVQWVSQATGINTFGVKVRLRGNDLHILCEGTECPQRWRTLSDLLQALQQTNLDILTSSEQTSIYQVFVYGRRKGEQRPKWCHRVYLNQIDKHLEQVEQALLADSEKSKQSGGALIVSNESLARQGNPEAIARYLSETLSTLGVSVQAKIKPYQPKNSQPEENRLWIFCQSSYSPDASLLAEPIAEKLRYLKLSGYQDAVIVSQVSGETAPDWLLRVDLTPSEVMLKEWARWGDIQAIARLLTEVLSGLKVAVQASLKESTLHIFCTPAFDPLGTAPIPDKAVCLEAIVPQLEVIAPQGILAATIYGQKAGDKQPTWIDWLALPATSHPAFATSPLDLANTGDEPAITFLLERLLNPDLDWRLLTGGIRVLLLNKNDLLHIMCDAPVCPGRQQVASKITQFIRHLKIPGIMGIRIYGRRAGNKEPFWHYGVDLEHRQRLVPEATPEFAATSKYVDDLIPSETSEPILRPDLTTEEVQSFVTEVARDWIATASATAKKFLLKSQLFTESHQLAEENPDDQGLKIALVWGTLGLLLTLQTDWVLGRITAQTKPSLPKVASVLPSSSGQKASLTSEKTQSEKTVFFSSTSKTKSPANQSSVFNASEFTQSDDTSTKNLAAAPLKEKATATAILLAARSQMPSFNVRQLDEQLALYKQRLARTGTPPDVLIIGSSRALRGVDPAELSKALAAQGYPNIDVFNFGINGATAQVVDFVLRHVLEPSELPKIILWADGARAFNGGREDITFKSIAASAGYKQAFQKNPKIANSSESPENQESSPEEKVKEEKQEISTYQAVNDSLNQGLASLSASYQNRDQIKGLLQKQLLIFGRNQTVASQKQLTDGTSDESISQQAVDFDGFLPLSIRFNPARYYQKHSRVPGNYDNDYKSFQVEGQQDAALQEVLQFTQSQKISLVFVNMPLTADYLDPVRRQYEQQFQQYMLRLATNPNFIYRDLSQKWPKAHDYFSDPSHLNRFGAYEVSKKLANDPMIPWPVK, encoded by the coding sequence ATGAAAACAGTATTACCAGATCGCCAGCAATCCTTAGTGCAATGGGTAAGCCAAGCCACAGGGATTAACACTTTTGGGGTGAAAGTCCGGTTACGAGGAAATGACCTTCATATTCTTTGTGAAGGTACTGAATGTCCGCAGCGTTGGCGTACTTTGTCTGATTTGCTGCAAGCATTACAGCAAACAAACTTAGATATCCTCACAAGCAGCGAACAAACCTCAATATATCAAGTATTTGTCTATGGCCGAAGAAAAGGGGAACAGCGCCCCAAATGGTGCCATCGGGTTTACTTGAATCAAATAGATAAGCATCTGGAGCAAGTGGAGCAAGCCTTGCTAGCAGATTCAGAAAAATCAAAACAATCGGGTGGGGCGCTAATTGTCTCTAACGAAAGTTTGGCACGTCAAGGCAATCCAGAAGCTATTGCTCGATATCTCAGCGAAACTCTGAGTACGTTAGGTGTATCGGTACAGGCAAAGATTAAGCCATATCAGCCAAAGAACTCTCAGCCGGAAGAAAATCGCCTGTGGATATTTTGCCAGTCGAGCTATAGCCCTGATGCCTCATTGCTTGCGGAACCAATAGCAGAGAAGTTGCGTTATCTCAAGCTTTCTGGCTACCAAGATGCCGTAATTGTTTCCCAGGTGAGCGGCGAAACTGCCCCTGATTGGTTGCTGCGTGTCGATTTGACACCATCAGAGGTAATGCTGAAAGAATGGGCGCGTTGGGGTGATATCCAAGCGATCGCTCGGCTATTAACTGAGGTATTGTCAGGATTAAAAGTTGCTGTCCAAGCTTCTCTAAAAGAATCAACTCTACATATCTTTTGTACGCCAGCTTTTGATCCTTTAGGAACTGCACCAATCCCAGACAAAGCAGTGTGTTTAGAGGCGATTGTACCCCAGTTAGAAGTGATCGCACCTCAAGGCATTCTCGCCGCCACCATCTACGGGCAAAAAGCAGGCGACAAGCAACCCACTTGGATTGATTGGCTAGCTTTACCCGCCACCAGCCATCCCGCCTTTGCCACATCACCGCTAGATTTAGCTAATACTGGCGATGAACCAGCCATCACATTTTTACTAGAGCGTTTACTCAATCCTGACCTCGATTGGCGTTTATTGACAGGTGGAATTCGCGTCCTCTTACTGAATAAAAATGATTTACTGCACATCATGTGTGATGCGCCTGTTTGTCCAGGTCGTCAACAAGTAGCAAGTAAAATTACGCAGTTTATCCGCCATTTGAAAATTCCCGGTATTATGGGAATACGTATATACGGTCGCCGGGCTGGGAATAAAGAACCTTTTTGGCACTATGGCGTTGATCTTGAACATCGCCAACGTTTAGTACCAGAAGCAACCCCAGAATTCGCTGCCACTTCTAAATACGTAGATGATTTAATACCCTCTGAGACTAGTGAACCAATTTTGCGCCCAGACTTAACAACAGAAGAAGTTCAAAGTTTTGTAACAGAAGTAGCGCGAGATTGGATAGCAACGGCGAGTGCAACCGCGAAAAAATTCCTGTTAAAAAGCCAGCTATTTACTGAAAGCCACCAGTTGGCAGAAGAAAATCCTGACGATCAAGGACTTAAGATTGCTTTAGTTTGGGGGACACTGGGATTATTACTCACTCTCCAAACTGATTGGGTATTGGGTCGAATTACTGCACAGACTAAACCGAGTTTGCCAAAAGTAGCCAGTGTCTTACCTTCATCATCTGGACAAAAGGCATCTTTAACATCTGAAAAAACTCAGAGTGAGAAAACGGTATTTTTTAGCAGCACTTCTAAAACAAAATCTCCTGCAAATCAGAGTTCTGTATTTAATGCTTCTGAGTTTACCCAAAGTGATGATACTTCGACAAAGAATTTGGCAGCTGCACCATTGAAAGAAAAAGCAACCGCAACAGCTATTCTTTTAGCAGCGCGATCGCAAATGCCAAGTTTCAATGTCAGGCAGTTAGATGAGCAGCTAGCACTATATAAACAGCGTTTAGCGAGAACTGGTACACCGCCCGATGTGTTGATTATTGGCTCCTCTCGCGCCCTCAGAGGAGTAGATCCAGCAGAACTTTCTAAAGCTTTAGCAGCCCAGGGTTATCCCAATATTGACGTGTTTAACTTTGGGATCAACGGTGCTACTGCACAAGTTGTAGACTTTGTGCTTCGTCACGTACTGGAACCATCAGAACTGCCTAAAATAATTCTCTGGGCAGATGGGGCCCGTGCTTTCAATGGTGGACGCGAGGACATTACTTTTAAATCCATCGCTGCATCAGCTGGTTATAAGCAAGCATTCCAAAAAAACCCAAAAATAGCAAATAGCAGCGAATCGCCCGAAAATCAGGAAAGTTCGCCAGAAGAGAAGGTAAAAGAAGAAAAACAGGAGATAAGCACATATCAAGCAGTCAATGATTCTTTAAATCAGGGTTTAGCATCTCTTTCTGCTAGCTATCAAAACCGCGATCAAATTAAAGGCTTACTGCAAAAACAATTGCTTATATTTGGTCGTAATCAGACAGTTGCATCACAAAAACAGCTAACAGACGGAACTTCAGATGAGAGTATTTCCCAGCAAGCAGTTGATTTTGATGGCTTTCTACCTTTGTCTATTCGCTTCAATCCTGCTAGATACTATCAAAAACATTCTAGAGTTCCCGGAAATTACGACAACGACTATAAATCTTTCCAAGTAGAAGGACAGCAAGATGCTGCTCTTCAAGAAGTGCTTCAGTTTACCCAATCTCAGAAAATTTCCTTAGTATTTGTCAATATGCCTCTCACGGCAGATTATTTAGATCCAGTGCGTAGACAATATGAGCAACAATTTCAGCAATATATGTTGCGTCTAGCTACTAACCCCAACTTTATTTATCGGGATCTGAGCCAAAAGTGGCCCAAAGCACATGACTACTTCTCCGATCCCAGCCACCTCAACCGCTTCGGAGCATACGAAGTCTCCAAAAAGCTGGCTAATGACCCAATGATTCCTTGGCCAGTGAAGTAG